A genomic window from Punica granatum isolate Tunisia-2019 chromosome 2, ASM765513v2, whole genome shotgun sequence includes:
- the LOC116196530 gene encoding uncharacterized protein LOC116196530 isoform X1: MAEIEEVSSEAFKWLQQYPPSSWALVYFEGKRFGQMYSNIEEFNKWILKARELPIIQVIEQIHHKLMEEFQDRRLKSNSWFSILAPSAEKRMLEAIAHASTYQVLRSDEVEFEVLSHERSNIVNIDSRSCSCRDWQLFGIPCSHAVAAITSCGKDVYAFTEKCFTAASYREAYAEEIHPISGRIQSGKPRDGPVDDENILVRPPKSRRPPGRPEKKRLCVEDLNREKHTVHCSRCNQTGHYKTTCKAEIINADIEQFQGLT, from the coding sequence ATGGCTGAGATAGAGGAGGTTTCCTCCGAAGCTTTCAAATGGCTGCAACAATATCCTCCTTCTAGCTGGGCACTAGTCTATTTCGAAGGGAAAAGGTTTGGTCAAATGTATTCGAACATTGAGGAGTTCAATAAATGGATCCTCAAGGCTCGGGAATTGCCAATCATTCAAGTGATTGAGCAGATCCACCACAAACTAATGGAGGAATTTCAGGATCGGCGCTTGAAAAGTAACTCTTGGTTCTCCATTCTCGCCCCATCAGCAGAGAAGAGAATGTTAGAGGCGATAGCTCATGCTTCTACTTATCAAGTCCTAAGATCTGATGAGGTGGAGTTCGAAGTTTTGTCACATGAAAGATCGAACATTGTCAACATTGATAGTCGCTCCTGTTCCTGTCGTGACTGGCAACTCTTTGGTATCCCATGCTCGCATGCTGTTGCTGCCATAACATCTTGCGGGAAGGATGTCTACGCTTTCACAGAGAAGTGCTTTACGGCTGCTAGTTACCGGGAGGCCTACGCGGAAGAGATACACCCAATTTCAGGAAGAATTCAGTCTGGAAAACCAAGGGATGGACCTGTTGACGATGAGAACATACTGGTCAGACCACCCAAGTCTCGAAGACCACCCGGACGACCCGAGAAGAAGCGGTTATGTGTAGAGGACTTAAATCGGGAGAAACACACAGTACACTGTAGCCGGTGTAACCAAACAGGCCACTATAAAACGACTTGCAAGGCTGAAATCATCAACGCTGATATTGAACAGTTTCAAGGTTTGACGTGA
- the LOC116196530 gene encoding uncharacterized protein LOC116196530 isoform X2, translated as MADHNFVVGQEFPDVKAFRNAIKEAAIAQHFELRIIKSDLVRYFAKCASEGCPWRIRAVKVPNAPTFTIRSLEGTHTCERNAQNGHHQASVDWIVSFIEERLRSNINYKPKDILHDIHKHYGITIPYKQAWRAKERGLAAIYGSFEEGYCWLPADCQHIRSANPGSVAEVFTSSPPENRFERLFVSFYASIYGFLNGCLPIIGLGAIPLKSKYLGTLLLATSFDPDGKRGSVKQREENFQSHPMHSVCGI; from the exons ATGGCTGACCACAACTTTGTTGTCGGTCAAGAGTTCCCCGATGTGAAGGCCTTTAGAAATGCAATTAAAGAAGCTGCTATTGCACAACACTTTGAGCTCCGTATAATAAAAAGTGATCTGGTCCGATATTTTGCAAAGTGTGCGTCAGAAGGTTGTCCATGGCGGATCCGAGCCGTGAAGGTTCCCAATGCACCGACCTTCACGATAAGAAGCCTTGAAGGAACCCATACTTGCGAAAGAAATGCACAGAACGGGCACCACCAGGCTTCTGTGGATTGGATCGTTAGCTTTATAGAGGAACGCTTAAGGAGCAACATTAACTACAAGCCCAAAGATATTTTGCATGATATACATAAGCACTATGGGATCACTATACCGTATAAACAGGCTTGGCGTGCGAAAGAGAGGGGGCTCGCGGCAATTTATGGCTCTTTTGAAGAAGGTTATTGCTGGCTTCCAGCTGACTGTCAGCATATAAGGAGCGCCAATCCTGGAAGTGTTGCAGAAGTTTTTACAAGCAGTCCTCCAGAGAATCGGTTCGAAAGACTGTTCGTGTCATTCTATGCATCGATTTATGGTTTCTTAAATGGGTGTTTGCCCATTATCGGGCTTGGAGCAATCCCCCTTAAAAGCAAATATCTTGGCACATTGCTCTTGGCGACTTCATTTGATCCTGATG GCAAAAGGGGATCTGTGAAGCAGCGAGAAGAAAATTTCCAAAGTCATCCCATGCATTCTGTTTGCGGTATCTGA